Proteins from one methanogenic archaeon mixed culture ISO4-G1 genomic window:
- a CDS encoding type I restriction-modification system R subunit HsdR, which produces MSFTEESLENAIMKGLEARGYEHTLGTTIERDNRNILLYDDLKDYLIHKYPNITEPEIRRVIIAFQVIDRGDYVNNRETLSRIREGFNIKRDDKKSNLWINLLDFDHPDNNSFRVVNQYEIQGPQMLRRPDAIVFINGIPLVVLEFKSAVREEATIEDAYHQLNTRYIRDIPGLFIFNAFTVISDGVNSKIGTVFTDYPDYYSWNKVNSDDPPSEGISSLYTLLDGVFAKERLLAIIRDFIYFPDDSGKNLKLVCRYPQYFGATKLLENIRKHMKPEGDGKGGTYFGTTGCGKSYTMLFLTRLLMRSRDMRNPTIILITDRENLDNQLQSNFTKSKRFLGDENVVSADTGADLRSRLKDVASGGVYLSTIQKFNEEGNLLSDRNNIIIISDEAHRSQLNLEDSDRIVDGKRKHMVGFAKILHDAFPNATYVGFSGTPIDATMDVFGPIVDQYTMAESEKDNITSKIIYEGRAAKVRLSEEQMRAIEEYYREAERKGANYYQIEKSKREVSKMEIIVGNEERLQHVADDFIAHYEKRVEENATVCGKALFVCTSRKIAFDFYKILQQKRPEWFVIRNPGPQENPSEEKAKPIEMVKMVATRGSDDSAELFDLCGDSEYRKDLEIQFKKKESNFKIAIVVDMWLTGFDVPFLDTMYIDKPIQKHSLIQAISRVNRIYPGKECGLVVDYLGIRKELDKALYDYAGGKRAKQGFDMTEEFVGIVRETLSALDGRFFNFDSTDYYGNDEELQMKCLDRAMEFVQQSKDFERWFMDAVRKLKTAYNNCVYSDELTKQERDRIYFYSGVRSMLAKLTRGEAPDTAMMNRTVMDLLERAIISDEVVQLSMMVDDEQVDRIELLSEENLAKIRSIPGSNSKFKLLERLTRLAIANTGRINKLQADNFSEKFKKIVDKYNDRHVGMMEILQILDSMTDDIVELLNDELFRLLEDIKNQSTAGNELGLSPQEMAFYDILNRTIEIFQFEFDKDKLPAMARDLKKCADEICSVIDWSSKQDVKDELRMEIAFVMSDYGFPPEYLNGVYEEVFKQMENYKKNSE; this is translated from the coding sequence ATGTCCTTTACCGAAGAGAGCCTTGAGAACGCGATCATGAAAGGCCTTGAGGCCAGAGGTTACGAGCACACCCTCGGCACGACCATCGAGAGGGATAACAGGAACATCCTCCTCTACGACGATCTCAAGGATTATCTCATACACAAGTACCCAAACATCACAGAGCCGGAGATACGCCGCGTCATCATCGCTTTCCAGGTCATCGACAGGGGAGATTACGTGAACAACCGCGAGACCCTTTCCAGGATCCGCGAGGGTTTCAACATCAAAAGGGATGACAAGAAATCCAACCTCTGGATCAACCTGCTGGACTTCGACCATCCCGACAACAACAGTTTCAGGGTGGTCAACCAGTACGAGATCCAGGGCCCCCAGATGCTCCGCAGGCCCGATGCGATCGTGTTCATCAACGGTATCCCGTTAGTAGTTCTGGAATTCAAATCCGCTGTCAGGGAAGAGGCCACCATCGAGGATGCCTACCATCAGCTGAACACCAGATACATCCGCGACATACCAGGACTATTCATATTCAACGCATTCACGGTCATCAGTGACGGCGTCAATTCAAAGATCGGTACCGTCTTCACTGATTATCCCGACTACTATTCGTGGAACAAGGTCAACAGCGATGACCCGCCGAGCGAGGGAATATCATCGCTGTACACATTGCTGGACGGGGTCTTCGCCAAGGAACGTCTCCTAGCCATCATCCGCGATTTCATATATTTCCCGGATGACAGCGGTAAGAACTTGAAACTCGTCTGCAGGTATCCTCAGTACTTCGGTGCGACGAAGCTCCTGGAGAACATCAGGAAGCACATGAAGCCGGAAGGTGACGGCAAGGGAGGTACGTACTTCGGTACCACCGGATGCGGAAAGAGCTACACCATGCTCTTCCTCACACGTCTGCTGATGCGGTCCAGGGACATGAGGAATCCCACGATCATCCTGATAACCGACAGGGAGAACCTCGATAACCAGCTGCAGTCCAACTTCACCAAGTCAAAGAGGTTCCTGGGCGACGAGAACGTGGTATCAGCGGATACCGGAGCCGATCTAAGAAGCAGGCTCAAGGACGTCGCCTCAGGTGGGGTCTACCTTTCCACCATCCAGAAGTTCAACGAGGAGGGCAACCTCCTTTCCGATAGGAATAACATCATAATCATCTCCGATGAGGCTCACAGATCCCAATTGAATCTCGAGGATTCGGACAGGATCGTCGACGGCAAGAGGAAGCACATGGTCGGATTCGCGAAAATCCTCCATGACGCATTCCCCAACGCGACATACGTCGGATTCAGCGGGACTCCCATCGATGCGACCATGGACGTCTTCGGTCCGATTGTGGATCAATACACCATGGCTGAATCCGAGAAGGATAACATCACATCGAAGATCATCTACGAGGGCAGGGCGGCCAAGGTCCGTCTCTCCGAGGAGCAGATGAGGGCCATCGAAGAGTACTATCGGGAAGCGGAGAGGAAAGGAGCCAACTACTATCAGATCGAGAAGAGCAAGAGGGAGGTCTCCAAGATGGAGATCATAGTCGGCAACGAGGAACGTCTCCAACATGTGGCCGACGACTTCATAGCCCATTACGAGAAGAGGGTGGAGGAGAACGCCACCGTATGCGGAAAGGCACTGTTCGTCTGCACCTCCCGCAAGATCGCCTTCGATTTCTACAAGATCCTTCAGCAGAAACGTCCGGAATGGTTCGTCATCAGGAACCCTGGACCGCAGGAGAATCCCTCCGAGGAGAAGGCCAAGCCCATCGAGATGGTCAAGATGGTGGCCACCCGCGGCAGCGATGACTCGGCAGAGCTGTTCGATCTCTGCGGCGATTCGGAATACCGTAAGGACCTGGAGATCCAGTTCAAGAAGAAGGAGTCCAACTTCAAGATCGCCATCGTGGTGGATATGTGGCTGACGGGATTCGATGTGCCGTTCCTCGATACGATGTACATCGACAAGCCCATCCAGAAACACTCCCTCATACAGGCGATCTCGAGAGTTAACAGGATCTATCCCGGAAAAGAGTGCGGACTGGTCGTCGACTATCTCGGAATAAGGAAGGAACTGGACAAGGCATTGTACGATTACGCCGGAGGCAAGCGTGCCAAACAGGGATTCGACATGACCGAGGAGTTCGTCGGCATCGTCAGGGAGACGCTCAGCGCACTCGACGGCAGGTTCTTCAACTTCGATTCCACCGATTACTATGGCAACGACGAGGAACTTCAAATGAAGTGTCTCGACAGGGCCATGGAGTTCGTCCAACAGAGCAAGGACTTCGAGAGGTGGTTCATGGATGCGGTCAGGAAACTCAAGACCGCCTACAACAACTGCGTGTATTCGGATGAGCTCACAAAGCAGGAGAGGGACAGGATCTACTTCTATTCCGGGGTCAGGTCCATGCTCGCGAAGCTCACCCGCGGGGAAGCCCCCGATACGGCCATGATGAACCGCACGGTCATGGATCTTCTTGAGAGGGCGATCATCTCCGACGAGGTCGTGCAGCTGAGCATGATGGTCGATGACGAGCAGGTGGACAGGATCGAGCTCCTTTCCGAAGAGAATCTGGCCAAGATCAGGTCCATCCCCGGTTCCAACTCCAAGTTCAAGCTGCTGGAGAGGCTCACCCGTCTCGCGATAGCTAACACGGGAAGGATCAACAAGCTCCAGGCAGACAACTTCTCCGAGAAGTTCAAGAAGATAGTGGACAAGTATAACGACCGTCATGTCGGCATGATGGAGATCCTGCAGATCCTCGATTCCATGACCGATGATATAGTGGAGCTGCTGAACGATGAGCTCTTCAGACTCCTGGAAGACATAAAGAACCAATCCACCGCAGGCAACGAACTGGGTCTCTCGCCGCAGGAGATGGCATTCTACGACATCCTCAACAGGACCATCGAGATCTTCCAGTTCGAGTTCGACAAGGACAAGCTGCCAGCGATGGCTAGAGATCTGAAGAAGTGCGCCGACGAGATATGCTCGGTCATCGACTGGTCCTCGAAACAGGATGTGAAGGACGAGCTCAGGATGGAGATAGCCTTCGTCATGAGCGACTACGGGTTCCCGCCGGAATACCTCAACGGAGTATACGAAGAGGTGTTCAAGCAGATGGAGAACTACAAGAAGAACAGTGAGTGA
- a CDS encoding PD-(D/E)XK nuclease superfamily protein, with product MNQPNDDKEKDLEDFLLDIDCLDTLDKWANKPNFFDILSVSGMEIRHSNFLAWLLDPQESHGLGDYFLRKLLQQAAKVYGTDNSPISIVDLDSVFLDDAYVLREQANIDVLVISEQSKIVLAIENKIHSREHDDQLESYYEYVVNKFCKYGYKSFFIYLTLDGDQPSHEMWYPLSHAYIQKLVKTVLKGKDLSDRCRIYLEDYSNALSGELMNDEELRETCLKIYKNHKQAIDLIIENLPSNQNTVCYRCKQLLEKNNNVILLTSSRTILRFTTKRIREKVGHVGFENWVSSGDLIVFELYVSPNDEGYIAMIVGPGVIQIRDAWMEYLRNSSLFSAKSKGTSFSFTTIQSKRVKKGKLSDEEYVEKFVQTLLDYVDKIVEIEKVIEVAPIDYETILKR from the coding sequence ATGAACCAGCCAAATGATGATAAAGAGAAAGATCTTGAGGATTTTCTCTTAGATATTGATTGTTTGGATACATTGGATAAATGGGCTAACAAACCGAACTTTTTCGATATTCTTTCTGTTTCCGGAATGGAAATCAGGCATAGTAATTTCCTTGCGTGGCTTTTAGATCCTCAGGAATCCCATGGCCTGGGGGATTATTTCTTAAGGAAGTTGTTACAGCAAGCTGCAAAGGTGTATGGTACTGACAATTCTCCTATTTCGATTGTTGATCTGGATAGTGTATTCTTGGATGATGCATATGTTTTGCGTGAACAAGCGAATATTGATGTATTGGTGATATCTGAGCAGTCTAAAATTGTTCTTGCAATAGAGAATAAGATTCATTCGAGAGAACATGACGATCAATTAGAATCATATTATGAATATGTAGTGAACAAGTTCTGTAAGTATGGGTACAAATCGTTTTTTATTTATCTTACATTGGATGGTGATCAGCCATCGCATGAAATGTGGTATCCGTTATCACATGCATATATTCAGAAATTAGTAAAAACCGTGTTAAAAGGAAAAGATTTGTCAGACAGATGTAGGATCTATCTGGAAGATTATTCAAATGCATTATCGGGTGAATTGATGAATGACGAGGAATTGAGAGAAACATGTTTGAAAATTTATAAAAACCACAAACAAGCAATCGATCTTATCATAGAGAATCTCCCAAGTAATCAGAACACAGTGTGTTATCGTTGTAAGCAGTTACTCGAAAAGAACAATAATGTAATTCTACTGACTTCTTCGCGTACCATTCTAAGGTTTACGACTAAACGTATTCGTGAAAAAGTAGGTCATGTTGGATTTGAAAACTGGGTTTCAAGTGGAGATTTGATTGTTTTTGAATTGTATGTTTCACCCAACGATGAAGGGTATATTGCAATGATTGTCGGTCCTGGTGTGATTCAAATCAGAGATGCTTGGATGGAGTACTTGAGGAATTCTTCATTGTTTTCTGCAAAGAGTAAAGGTACATCATTTTCCTTCACAACTATACAGAGCAAGCGTGTAAAGAAAGGGAAGTTGTCGGACGAGGAATATGTAGAAAAATTTGTCCAGACATTATTAGATTACGTTGATAAGATTGTGGAGATAGAAAAAGTCATAGAGGTTGCACCAATTGATTATGAAACCATATTGAAAAGATGA
- a CDS encoding helicase has protein sequence MLAAYLQSIIEDSLKTEYNDDIKDEIAFCNQILENLAIQVNNEKTRKMILEKKITDENKNLLMSVTNEPDYDNHRPKTSMIVSSIFTGRSSNIPLYEELKREIYTADEILFLVSFVRLSGIKQIYSTLEQFTQRKGKLKILTTTYMGVSEKEAIDLLSKLPGTEVKVSYDSHSTRLHAKAYIFRRNTGYNTAFIGSSNLSKAAMNDGMEWNVKLTSQDVPGVMHDIFHLYEQYWNSDDFETYSEEENGDKLSEALVSNDKEKDITKITLFDLRPFPYQNQILEQLQAERTIHGHYKNLIIAATGTGKTMIAAFDYRRFKQKNPARLLYIAHRENILQKSMATFQSVLRDANFGEIYTGKYKPKRFDHLFMSVQSFDKADIVEQFKPDYFDYIVVDEVHHSSAKSYSKIFTYFQPKILLGLTATPERMDGKDIKEFFDNRIACEIRLTEAIDRELLVPFHYYGITDKADYTKIKYENGKFNEEELSNLLTGNEERAQLIIDKVREYKPNRSKIKGLGFCSSVEHAKFMCNFFNRSGYPSKCITAENSDECSSVNRELEEGQIQFIFSVDVYNEGIDIPCVNLILLLRPTKSMTIFIQQLGRGLRLDNNSGKTELTVLDFVGQADERYKLYNTKLEYLSSMSAQPLKNKLEEGFTGLPVGCSIELEEKAKEYILGNIDSAIGTVGLIKRMKDFVKINSRFPSMKEFIEFLDIELFDLYKGDLSFTGIKNASDKTQNNSDKELFMSKGLRRLCHIDSLSWIERIEQILNDDSTIPNNDPHALMLYRTFYINDSENRPASLNDFIEELRNSPYNDEIQQLLEIKRSSISFIEIESYPDCPLMINCSYTQEQILSGLGKSTFDHKHTLREGVLYIEDKELDVFMITLNKGEKDYSISTMYNDYVVSNRLFHWESQNKTSQTSTTGKRYTDTSRKGKTLFFVREFKKHKGHTAPYVFIGKGSFKESSGSKPMKILWEMENDIPPQIIECTTKV, from the coding sequence ATGCTTGCAGCATATCTTCAATCAATAATTGAGGACTCTCTTAAGACCGAATATAATGATGATATTAAAGACGAAATTGCGTTTTGTAATCAAATTCTTGAAAATCTAGCAATCCAGGTTAATAACGAGAAGACAAGAAAAATGATTCTAGAGAAAAAAATCACAGATGAGAACAAGAACTTATTGATGTCGGTCACCAATGAGCCAGATTATGATAACCATAGACCAAAAACATCTATGATTGTTAGCTCTATTTTTACGGGAAGGTCTTCTAACATCCCTCTATACGAAGAATTGAAAAGAGAAATCTATACGGCCGACGAAATACTATTCCTTGTTTCCTTTGTTAGATTGAGTGGAATTAAACAAATATACTCAACTCTCGAACAATTTACACAAAGAAAAGGGAAACTGAAGATCTTAACAACAACATATATGGGCGTATCAGAAAAAGAAGCCATCGATCTTCTTTCAAAACTACCTGGCACCGAAGTTAAAGTTTCTTATGACAGCCATTCAACAAGACTTCATGCAAAAGCATACATCTTCAGACGTAACACGGGATACAATACTGCTTTCATTGGATCCTCAAATCTTTCAAAAGCCGCCATGAATGATGGTATGGAGTGGAATGTGAAGTTGACATCCCAGGATGTCCCAGGAGTAATGCATGATATTTTCCATCTCTATGAACAATATTGGAATTCTGATGATTTTGAAACGTATTCTGAAGAAGAGAATGGAGATAAATTAAGCGAGGCCTTGGTATCAAACGATAAAGAAAAAGATATCACAAAAATCACGTTATTTGATCTCAGACCTTTTCCATACCAGAACCAAATTCTTGAACAATTACAAGCAGAGAGAACAATTCATGGGCATTACAAGAATCTGATTATAGCGGCAACCGGAACTGGGAAAACAATGATTGCTGCATTTGATTATAGAAGATTCAAACAAAAAAATCCTGCCAGATTACTTTATATTGCACATAGAGAAAACATTCTCCAAAAAAGTATGGCCACATTCCAATCTGTACTTAGAGATGCAAATTTTGGTGAAATTTATACTGGTAAATACAAACCAAAACGGTTTGATCATTTATTCATGTCAGTTCAATCATTTGACAAAGCTGATATTGTTGAACAATTCAAACCTGATTATTTTGACTACATCGTTGTGGATGAAGTTCATCATTCAAGTGCTAAATCGTACAGCAAAATATTCACGTATTTCCAACCTAAAATATTACTTGGTTTAACCGCGACGCCAGAAAGAATGGATGGAAAAGATATCAAAGAATTCTTTGACAACAGAATTGCCTGTGAAATACGCCTCACTGAAGCCATAGATAGAGAATTATTGGTTCCCTTCCACTACTACGGGATAACGGATAAAGCTGACTATACCAAAATCAAATATGAAAATGGTAAGTTTAACGAAGAAGAATTATCCAATTTGTTAACTGGAAATGAAGAAAGAGCACAATTGATAATAGATAAAGTGAGGGAATACAAACCTAATAGATCAAAAATCAAAGGACTTGGTTTTTGTTCTTCTGTTGAACATGCCAAATTCATGTGTAACTTCTTCAATAGATCCGGTTATCCGTCTAAATGCATAACTGCTGAAAATTCCGACGAATGCAGCTCTGTTAACAGAGAATTAGAGGAAGGACAGATTCAGTTCATTTTTTCTGTTGACGTTTACAACGAAGGAATAGATATTCCGTGTGTTAACCTCATACTTTTACTGAGGCCCACAAAGAGCATGACAATTTTCATTCAGCAATTAGGGAGAGGCCTAAGACTCGACAACAATAGTGGAAAAACAGAACTGACCGTTCTTGATTTTGTTGGACAGGCAGATGAGCGTTACAAACTCTACAACACAAAACTAGAATACTTGTCTTCAATGAGTGCGCAACCACTGAAAAACAAACTAGAAGAGGGTTTTACAGGGTTACCAGTCGGTTGTTCAATTGAATTAGAAGAAAAAGCAAAAGAATACATTCTTGGAAACATAGATAGTGCAATTGGAACAGTTGGTCTTATCAAAAGAATGAAGGACTTTGTAAAAATCAATTCAAGATTCCCTTCAATGAAAGAATTCATTGAATTTCTTGATATTGAATTATTCGATCTTTACAAAGGCGACCTTTCATTCACAGGAATAAAAAATGCATCTGATAAAACTCAGAATAATTCTGATAAAGAACTCTTTATGAGCAAGGGCCTTAGAAGACTCTGTCATATCGACAGCTTATCTTGGATTGAAAGAATTGAACAAATCTTGAACGATGATTCAACCATTCCAAATAATGATCCGCATGCCTTAATGCTCTACCGTACTTTTTACATCAATGATTCAGAAAACCGTCCAGCATCACTAAATGATTTTATCGAAGAATTACGGAATTCACCGTATAATGATGAAATCCAACAATTATTGGAAATCAAGAGAAGTTCCATTAGTTTTATCGAAATCGAATCATATCCAGACTGCCCATTAATGATAAACTGTAGTTACACTCAAGAACAGATATTGTCAGGTCTTGGAAAAAGTACGTTTGATCATAAACATACACTTCGTGAAGGAGTGCTTTACATTGAGGATAAAGAATTAGATGTTTTCATGATAACACTGAATAAAGGAGAAAAAGACTACTCAATTAGCACCATGTATAATGATTACGTAGTTAGTAACAGGCTATTCCATTGGGAAAGCCAGAACAAAACATCTCAAACTTCAACCACTGGAAAAAGATACACTGATACCAGCAGGAAAGGAAAAACACTATTCTTTGTCAGAGAATTCAAGAAACATAAAGGCCACACTGCACCATATGTATTCATCGGCAAAGGTAGCTTCAAAGAAAGTTCCGGATCTAAACCAATGAAGATTTTATGGGAAATGGAAAATGATATTCCTCCTCAAATTATCGAGTGCACCACAAAGGTATGA
- a CDS encoding restriction endonuclease: MVLWVCRAGRYGEYENYFLEKGIVAITWHNLTADLTKCKTRDDVKEVLSQIYPDEKKNTISNNAGQLFAFVQTMNTGEKVLLPSKINPGTLYIGTIDSDCSFSGELPYSHIRKVKWSKKTVNRADLDQDICYSLGSLLTIFSIDDDKASRILNSEKTKTIPQEDSDLGISRNLENDALDQISSTIIQKFKGYDMQLVIASIFKAKGYQVYVSKGADKGIDVLASNGPLGFGGTKICIQVKTDDKPIERAILTELKGTMQNVKADYGLLVSWSGFKTSMDAEMRDSFFSIKFWDHGDIVREFLENYEKLDDWIKVKVPLKRIWVIDDQLEAE; this comes from the coding sequence ATGGTCCTTTGGGTTTGTAGAGCAGGTCGGTATGGCGAATATGAGAACTACTTCCTTGAGAAAGGTATAGTAGCAATCACGTGGCACAATCTTACTGCTGATCTGACTAAATGTAAGACAAGGGACGATGTTAAAGAGGTATTATCACAAATTTATCCAGATGAAAAGAAGAATACCATATCCAATAATGCTGGTCAGTTATTTGCGTTTGTTCAAACTATGAATACTGGAGAAAAGGTGTTGCTTCCTAGCAAAATCAATCCGGGGACACTTTATATTGGTACTATCGACAGTGATTGTTCATTTTCGGGTGAGCTACCGTACAGTCATATTCGTAAAGTCAAATGGAGTAAAAAAACTGTAAATAGAGCTGATTTGGATCAAGATATTTGCTATTCCTTGGGATCTCTTTTGACAATTTTTTCTATAGACGATGACAAAGCCAGCCGTATTCTTAATTCTGAAAAGACAAAAACCATCCCTCAGGAGGATTCAGATTTAGGAATCTCAAGGAATCTTGAAAACGATGCTTTAGATCAAATCAGTTCTACAATCATCCAAAAATTCAAAGGATATGATATGCAGTTGGTAATTGCTTCTATCTTTAAAGCGAAAGGTTACCAGGTATACGTGTCCAAAGGTGCTGATAAGGGTATTGATGTACTTGCATCGAATGGTCCGCTTGGATTTGGTGGAACTAAGATATGCATCCAAGTTAAGACCGATGATAAGCCAATAGAGAGGGCTATTCTAACAGAATTGAAAGGGACTATGCAGAATGTCAAAGCTGATTATGGTTTACTTGTCTCATGGAGTGGTTTTAAGACATCTATGGATGCAGAAATGAGAGATTCATTTTTTTCGATTAAGTTCTGGGATCATGGGGATATAGTTCGTGAATTTTTGGAAAACTATGAAAAATTGGATGATTGGATAAAGGTAAAAGTGCCATTGAAAAGGATATGGGTAATTGACGATCAATTAGAAGCTGAGTGA
- a CDS encoding type I restriction-modification system M subunit HsdM, translating to MEEALWASADEMRGSVEYPVYKQVVLGLVFLKFVNDRFSRQRDILESDPKTKPFIDEKFAYGKDNVFYLEPESRWSFLVDNAKQADIKVKIDKAMELIEKDNPTLSGALPTNFYSTVDLDTTKIASLIDIMNKLDLTNDDEEDVIGRVYEYFLSKFSSKEGKGEFYTPKPIVKIIAEMIQPLKGRVFDPCCGSGGMFVQSIKMVDAHKGNRKDVSIYGQEYALSTLKLAKMNLAIRGISADFGPHNDDSLRRDLHKDLRADFVMANPPFNQDKWGADELEHDPRWVYGIPRGNANYAWIQHFLYHLNDNGVAGFVLANGSLTSNTNGDGEIRKNLVDSMVVDCIVALPEKLFYSTGIPVCLWFCSKQKVRRNDSTREQILFIDCRKMGRLYDRTHKTIDNDEIQRIASTYHNWLAGRDYEDVAGFCKAVPISEVAESGYMLTPGRYVGLAPEEENTEPYEEKMKRLTSELSQLFEESHRLEEEIRKNMEALGFKM from the coding sequence ATGGAAGAGGCCCTATGGGCATCAGCGGATGAGATGAGGGGATCAGTTGAGTACCCAGTTTACAAACAAGTAGTTCTGGGTCTTGTGTTCCTGAAGTTTGTCAATGATAGGTTCTCAAGGCAGAGAGATATCCTCGAATCGGACCCCAAGACCAAACCCTTCATCGATGAGAAGTTCGCTTACGGTAAGGACAACGTGTTCTATCTCGAACCCGAATCCAGGTGGAGCTTCCTCGTCGACAATGCCAAGCAGGCCGACATCAAGGTCAAGATCGACAAGGCCATGGAGCTCATCGAGAAAGATAATCCCACTCTGTCCGGAGCACTCCCCACCAACTTCTATTCCACCGTGGACCTCGACACCACGAAGATCGCTTCCCTCATCGACATCATGAATAAGCTCGACCTCACCAATGACGATGAGGAGGACGTCATCGGAAGGGTCTATGAGTACTTCCTCTCCAAGTTCTCCTCCAAGGAAGGGAAGGGAGAGTTCTACACGCCCAAGCCCATCGTCAAGATCATCGCAGAGATGATACAGCCCCTCAAAGGCCGCGTATTCGATCCTTGCTGCGGTTCCGGAGGCATGTTCGTCCAGTCCATCAAGATGGTGGATGCCCATAAGGGCAACAGGAAGGACGTCTCCATCTACGGACAGGAATATGCCCTCTCCACCCTCAAGTTAGCCAAGATGAACCTTGCCATCAGAGGCATATCGGCAGATTTCGGTCCCCACAACGACGATTCCCTCAGAAGGGACCTTCACAAGGACCTCAGGGCCGATTTCGTCATGGCCAACCCTCCATTCAATCAGGACAAGTGGGGTGCCGACGAGCTCGAACACGACCCCAGATGGGTATACGGTATCCCCAGGGGCAACGCCAACTATGCTTGGATCCAACATTTCCTCTATCACCTGAACGACAACGGAGTAGCCGGATTCGTCCTTGCCAACGGTTCCCTGACATCCAACACCAACGGTGACGGCGAGATCAGGAAGAATCTTGTAGACAGTATGGTCGTCGATTGCATCGTCGCGCTTCCCGAGAAACTGTTCTATTCCACCGGAATCCCCGTGTGTCTATGGTTCTGTTCCAAACAGAAGGTCAGGAGGAACGACTCCACGAGGGAACAGATTCTGTTCATCGATTGCAGGAAGATGGGCCGCCTCTATGACAGGACCCATAAGACAATCGATAACGACGAGATCCAGAGGATCGCAAGCACCTATCACAACTGGCTCGCCGGAAGGGATTACGAGGATGTGGCCGGATTCTGCAAGGCGGTCCCGATCTCTGAGGTCGCCGAATCGGGATACATGCTGACCCCCGGAAGGTACGTCGGTCTCGCTCCCGAGGAAGAGAACACCGAACCCTACGAGGAGAAGATGAAAAGGTTAACCTCGGAACTCAGCCAGCTCTTCGAGGAATCGCACCGTCTCGAGGAAGAGATCAGGAAGAACATGGAAGCCCTCGGATTCAAGATGTGA
- a CDS encoding nucleotidyl transferase, with translation MKVRQAVVMVGGMGTRLRPLTENRPKPMLSVADRPCIWYLLRSLARAGVEEVILACGYKPGMMEALGDGSDLGIRIIYSYEDEPLGTAGSIKNVEEKLDKTFIAAYGDIFADIDIGEQVRTHMENDALVTIALTPVKDPTQFGIARVDDSGRITEFKEKPKPEEVFSNLINAGIYVMERSIMEDVPKDTFWDFSKNVFPGIMEKGGRIQAYELKGMWMDVGRPHDLLEANLAVASREYGLKVFGSAVECCIKGDFYVGDDASIGNSVARSCVVSKGSHVVDSKLERVLVLRDCHVEGATIKDSILGDGCVVKKGAVITNAVLADGTVVEEGEVVEGDRIV, from the coding sequence GTGAAGGTCAGACAGGCTGTTGTGATGGTAGGCGGAATGGGAACGAGGCTCAGGCCTCTCACGGAGAACAGGCCGAAGCCGATGCTGTCCGTGGCGGACAGGCCGTGCATATGGTATCTGCTGAGATCGTTGGCGAGGGCCGGAGTGGAGGAGGTCATCCTCGCATGCGGCTACAAGCCCGGCATGATGGAAGCGTTGGGTGATGGAAGCGACCTTGGTATCAGGATAATCTACTCCTACGAGGACGAGCCGCTGGGAACGGCGGGTTCGATAAAGAACGTGGAGGAGAAGCTGGACAAGACGTTCATCGCCGCCTACGGCGACATCTTCGCCGATATCGACATAGGTGAACAGGTCAGGACGCACATGGAGAACGATGCGCTCGTCACCATAGCATTGACACCGGTGAAGGACCCCACCCAGTTCGGGATAGCCAGGGTGGACGATTCTGGAAGGATAACTGAGTTCAAGGAGAAACCCAAACCGGAGGAGGTGTTCTCCAACCTCATCAATGCGGGGATCTACGTGATGGAGAGATCCATAATGGAGGATGTTCCCAAGGATACATTCTGGGACTTCTCGAAGAACGTGTTCCCCGGGATCATGGAGAAGGGCGGAAGGATACAAGCATACGAGCTCAAGGGCATGTGGATGGACGTCGGTAGGCCGCACGACCTGCTGGAGGCGAACCTGGCTGTGGCTTCTAGAGAATACGGGCTGAAGGTGTTCGGTTCCGCGGTAGAATGCTGCATCAAGGGCGACTTCTACGTAGGTGATGACGCTTCGATAGGGAACTCTGTGGCGAGGTCCTGCGTGGTGTCCAAGGGATCCCATGTGGTGGATTCGAAACTGGAGAGGGTCCTGGTCCTGAGGGACTGTCATGTCGAGGGTGCCACGATCAAAGATTCCATTTTGGGAGATGGGTGTGTCGTGAAAAAGGGCGCAGTCATCACGAATGCTGTGCTCGCTGACGGGACCGTCGTTGAGGAAGGAGAGGTCGTAGAGGGGGACAGGATTGTCTGA